The genomic segment TGGAACTGACATTCGCGCGGGGTGGGCGGGTTCAAACCGTCAGGGGCGTGCGGGCCTATAGCGAGGCATTGGGCCTGGAGTTTGAGACCCTGCTCTTTGACGGCCTGCGGGTGTGCCACAACCGCTGCGAGTTTTGCTTCGTGGCCCAGATGCCCAAAGGGCTGCGGCCGAGCCTGTACGTGCGGGATGACGATTATCGTCTATCCTTCCTGACGGGCAGTTTTGTTACACTGACCAACCTGACCCAGGCCGACTGGCGACGCATTGAGGTGCAGGGGCTAAGCCCGCTGTATGTCTCGGTTCATGCGACCGATCCCGCGATCCGCTCGCGGCTGCTGGGCCGGACCAACATTCCGGACATTCGCGAGCAGTTGCAGCGCCTCGCTAATCTGGGCGTGGAGGTGCACGCGCAGGTGGTGCTGGTGCCCGGCGTGAACGACGGGCCGGTGCTG from the Chloroflexota bacterium genome contains:
- a CDS encoding DUF512 domain-containing protein, producing the protein MSARTVCGRIIGVEPTSFAGRLGLAPGDCLLAINGAPVRDVLDVQFYASEEELELTFARGGRVQTVRGVRAYSEALGLEFETLLFDGLRVCHNRCEFCFVAQMPKGLRPSLYVRDDDYRLSFLTGSFVTLTNLTQADWRRIEVQGLSPLYVSVHATDPAIRSRLLGRTNIPDIREQLQRLANLGVEVHAQVVLVPGVNDGPVLERTIADLAALYPAVASVSLVPVGVTRFQRAAIRRYGKSEARALLRQARELRGRFAREFGARFVHPSDEFYLLSGASAPRASAYEGFP